The Micromonospora sp. NBC_01740 genome includes a window with the following:
- a CDS encoding sodium:solute symporter family protein translates to MDGDGLRLNMNVLDYGILALYFITVLGVGFAARRAIRTSVDFFLSGRSLPAWVTGLAFVSANLGALEIIGMAANGAQYGAMTLHYYWIGAVPAMVFLGIVMMPFYYGSKVRSVPEYLRLRFNRPTHLLNALSFAVAQVLIAGVNLYALALIMQALLGWPLWVAIVVGALIVLAYITVGGLSGAIYNEVLQFFVIIAGLLPITILGLVKVGGVSGLMDAVRESKLGEAGLHTWQDTGGTDNPLGAHWIGIVFGLGFVLSFGYWTTNFAEVQRALSAKNMSAARRTPIIAAYPKLLIPVVTVIPGLVALVTVQGLGAESGDLVYNNAIPLLMRDLLPNGVLGIAVTGLVASFMAGMAANVSGFNTVFTYDIWQQYVRRDRPDDYYIRIGRWATVGGVLVGIGTAFIAAGFSNIMNYIQALFSLFNAPLFATFIIGMFWRRMSAAAGFLSLLLGTLAALATYLLYKAGVVHFNSDLEESFWGAGIAFVTAAVAAAVVTPFTAKKQDEDLRGLVYGMGAVDVKGDLLTGDAVWWRSPVLLGLIAVALSLLLYVPFF, encoded by the coding sequence ATGGACGGCGATGGCCTGCGGCTGAACATGAACGTCCTGGACTACGGCATCCTGGCGCTCTACTTCATCACGGTGCTCGGTGTCGGTTTCGCCGCCCGGCGGGCCATCCGGACCAGCGTCGACTTCTTCCTCTCCGGCCGCTCGCTGCCCGCCTGGGTGACCGGCCTGGCCTTCGTCTCGGCCAACCTCGGGGCGTTGGAGATCATCGGCATGGCCGCCAACGGCGCCCAGTACGGCGCGATGACGCTGCACTACTACTGGATCGGCGCCGTGCCGGCGATGGTCTTCCTCGGCATCGTGATGATGCCGTTCTACTACGGCTCCAAGGTCCGCAGCGTGCCCGAGTACCTGCGACTGCGCTTCAACCGCCCCACCCACCTGCTGAACGCGCTCAGCTTCGCCGTCGCCCAGGTGCTCATCGCCGGCGTGAACCTCTACGCCCTGGCACTGATCATGCAGGCGCTGCTCGGCTGGCCGCTCTGGGTCGCCATCGTGGTCGGCGCGCTGATCGTGCTGGCGTACATCACCGTGGGTGGGCTCTCCGGGGCGATCTACAACGAGGTGCTCCAGTTCTTCGTGATCATCGCGGGCCTGCTGCCGATCACGATCCTGGGACTGGTCAAGGTGGGCGGGGTGTCCGGCCTGATGGACGCGGTGCGCGAGTCCAAGCTGGGCGAGGCGGGGCTGCACACCTGGCAGGACACCGGCGGCACCGACAACCCGCTCGGCGCGCACTGGATCGGGATCGTCTTCGGGCTCGGCTTCGTGCTCTCCTTCGGCTACTGGACGACCAACTTCGCCGAGGTGCAGCGCGCGCTGTCGGCCAAGAACATGAGCGCCGCCCGGCGGACGCCGATCATCGCCGCGTACCCGAAGCTGCTCATCCCGGTGGTCACGGTGATCCCCGGCCTGGTCGCCCTGGTGACGGTGCAGGGGCTCGGCGCGGAGAGCGGCGACCTGGTCTACAACAACGCGATCCCGCTGCTGATGCGTGACCTGCTGCCCAACGGCGTGCTCGGGATCGCGGTGACCGGCCTGGTCGCGTCGTTCATGGCCGGCATGGCGGCGAACGTGAGCGGCTTCAACACCGTGTTCACCTACGACATCTGGCAGCAGTACGTGCGGCGGGACCGCCCCGACGACTACTACATCCGCATCGGCCGGTGGGCGACGGTCGGCGGCGTGCTGGTCGGCATCGGCACGGCGTTCATCGCCGCCGGCTTCAGCAACATCATGAACTACATCCAGGCGCTGTTCTCGCTGTTCAACGCGCCGCTGTTCGCCACCTTCATCATCGGCATGTTCTGGCGGCGGATGAGTGCGGCGGCCGGCTTCCTCTCCCTGCTGCTGGGCACCCTGGCGGCGCTGGCCACCTACCTGCTCTACAAGGCCGGGGTGGTGCACTTCAACTCCGACCTGGAGGAGAGCTTCTGGGGCGCCGGCATCGCGTTCGTCACGGCGGCCGTCGCCGCCGCCGTCGTCACCCCGTTCACCGCGAAGAAGCAGGACGAGGACCTGCGCGGGCTGGTCTACGGCATGGGCGCCGTCGACGTGAAGGGCGACCTGCTGACCGGGGACGCCGTCTGGTGGCGCTCCCCGGTGCTCCTCGGCCTGATCGCGGTGGCGCTGTCCCTCCTCCTCTACGTGCCGTTCTTCTAG
- a CDS encoding catalase has product MSDPQANRPILTTRQGHPVHNNQQQRTVGSRGPATLENYHFLEKISHFDRERIPERVVHARGFVAHGEFEAYGTIGDQPASTYTRAKLFQTRGKKTPVTIRFSTVIGGRDSSEAARDPRGFAVKFRTEDGNWDMVGNNLQVFFIRDAIKFPDVIHALKPDPVTFRQEPNRIFDFMSNTPESMHMLTWLFSPYGIPKNYRTMRGSGVNTYRLVNAEGEGVLVKFHWLSQQGEHNLTQAEADAIQATELGHASKDLYEAIERGDHPKWELNVQVMSDDEHPELDFDPLDDTKIWPAEDFPYLPVGMMTLNRNITDHHNENEQIAFGTGVLVDGIDFSDDKMLIGRTFSYSDTQRYRVGPNYLQLPVNRPREDVRVSTNQTGGQMSYGVDDRGANPHINFEPSSVAGLREADESYREYRPFVSGQVMKAPIERQNNYSQAGRRYREMADWERDDLILNLTTLLAQCDKHIQEKMVWHFSQCDADYGRRVAEGLGISVDA; this is encoded by the coding sequence ATGAGCGACCCGCAGGCCAACAGGCCGATCCTCACCACCCGTCAGGGTCACCCCGTGCACAACAACCAGCAGCAGCGGACGGTCGGTTCGCGCGGCCCGGCGACGCTGGAGAACTACCACTTCCTGGAGAAGATCAGCCACTTCGACCGGGAGCGCATCCCGGAGCGGGTGGTGCACGCCCGCGGCTTCGTCGCGCACGGCGAGTTCGAGGCGTACGGGACGATCGGCGACCAGCCGGCGTCGACGTACACCCGGGCCAAGCTGTTCCAGACCAGGGGCAAGAAGACCCCGGTCACCATCCGCTTCTCCACCGTCATCGGCGGCCGGGACTCCTCCGAGGCGGCGCGCGACCCGCGCGGCTTCGCCGTGAAGTTCCGCACCGAGGACGGCAACTGGGACATGGTGGGCAACAACCTCCAGGTCTTCTTCATCCGCGACGCGATCAAGTTCCCGGACGTGATCCACGCGCTGAAGCCGGACCCGGTCACCTTCCGTCAGGAGCCGAACCGGATCTTCGACTTCATGTCGAACACGCCCGAGTCGATGCACATGCTGACCTGGCTCTTCTCCCCGTACGGCATCCCGAAGAACTACCGGACGATGCGCGGCTCCGGGGTGAACACCTACCGCCTCGTCAACGCCGAGGGCGAGGGCGTGCTGGTCAAGTTCCACTGGCTGTCCCAGCAGGGCGAGCACAACCTCACCCAGGCCGAGGCTGACGCCATCCAGGCCACCGAGCTGGGTCACGCCTCGAAGGACCTCTACGAGGCGATCGAGCGCGGCGACCACCCGAAGTGGGAGCTCAACGTCCAGGTGATGAGCGACGACGAGCACCCGGAGCTGGACTTCGACCCGCTCGACGACACCAAGATCTGGCCGGCGGAGGACTTCCCCTACCTGCCGGTCGGCATGATGACGCTCAACCGCAACATCACCGACCACCACAACGAGAACGAGCAGATCGCCTTCGGCACCGGCGTGCTGGTCGACGGCATCGACTTCTCCGACGACAAGATGCTGATCGGCCGGACGTTCTCCTACTCGGACACCCAGCGTTACCGGGTCGGCCCGAACTACCTCCAGCTGCCGGTCAACCGGCCGCGCGAGGACGTGCGGGTCAGCACCAACCAGACCGGCGGCCAGATGTCGTACGGGGTGGACGACCGTGGTGCCAACCCGCACATCAACTTCGAGCCGTCCTCGGTCGCCGGTCTCCGGGAGGCCGACGAGTCCTACCGGGAGTACCGTCCGTTCGTCTCGGGCCAGGTGATGAAGGCCCCGATCGAGCGGCAGAACAACTACTCCCAGGCCGGCCGGCGCTACCGCGAGATGGCCGACTGGGAGCGGGACGACCTGATCCTCAACCTCACCACCCTGCTGGCCCAGTGCGACAAGCACATCCAGGAGAAGATGGTCTGGCACTTCAGCCAGTGCGACGCCGACTACGGCCGCCGGGTCGCCGAGGGCCTCGGCATCTCCGTCGACGCCTGA
- a CDS encoding class F sortase, translating into MTATPAGGRHGTPWRAAGAAVVVVVAMVGAGLIGASAKTGPAPRPPQPLAAPASTGPADADVPNPDADPDVAGTGLARSAPTTIAIPRIGVDASIMSLGTNPDGTVQVPPLEQAQLAGWYEPGPSPGEIGNAVIVGHVDSAEIGPAVFFSLGALQPGDTIIVTREDGQQATFTVESVKAYPKTEFPTEQVYGPSDRPGLRVVTCGGTFDQAAGSYPDNVVVFASMPA; encoded by the coding sequence ATGACGGCGACACCGGCCGGCGGCCGTCACGGGACACCGTGGCGCGCCGCCGGCGCGGCCGTCGTCGTCGTGGTCGCCATGGTCGGCGCCGGTCTGATCGGCGCCTCGGCCAAGACCGGGCCCGCGCCCCGCCCCCCGCAGCCCCTGGCCGCGCCCGCCAGCACCGGGCCGGCGGACGCCGACGTGCCGAACCCCGACGCGGACCCGGACGTCGCCGGCACGGGCCTGGCGCGCTCCGCCCCCACCACGATCGCCATCCCCCGCATCGGGGTCGACGCCTCGATCATGTCGCTCGGCACCAACCCGGACGGCACCGTCCAGGTGCCCCCGCTGGAGCAGGCGCAGCTGGCCGGCTGGTACGAGCCGGGGCCGAGCCCGGGTGAGATCGGCAACGCGGTCATCGTCGGGCACGTCGACTCCGCGGAGATCGGGCCGGCGGTCTTCTTCTCCCTCGGTGCCCTGCAACCGGGCGACACCATCATCGTCACCCGGGAGGACGGGCAGCAGGCCACCTTCACGGTCGAGTCGGTCAAGGCGTACCCGAAGACGGAGTTCCCGACCGAGCAGGTCTACGGTCCCAGCGACCGGCCCGGCCTGCGCGTGGTCACCTGCGGCGGGACCTTCGACCAGGCCGCCGGCAGCTACCCCGACAACGTGGTCGTCTTCGCCTCCATGCCGGCGTGA
- a CDS encoding glycoside hydrolase family 6 protein produces MNVWRRLSGPRRALALGGAGALVAGGLVTLPVTVAHAATQCDVSYTTSDWQGGFTASVNIKNTGDALNGWTLGFTFPDGSQRVQQGWSARWSQSGQNVTAQNESYNGVVASGATVSLGFNGAWSGSNPKPTSFTLNGVTCNGGTNPTTPPPSTPPPSTPPPTTPPPTTPPPGQRVDNPYLNAKGYVNPEWKAKAESVSGGSRVSNNPTAVWIDRIAAINGTPDSSSNGAMGVRNHLDKALEQGANYIQFVIYNLPGRDCAALASNGELQAHELPRYKAEYIDPIAAIQADPKYASLRIVNIIEIDSLPNLVTNTSGNPGGTAMCDTVKANGAYVNGVGYALSKLGAIGNVYNYIDAAHHGWIGWDSNFSPTAQILKDAAVASGSNVNNVHGFIVNTANYSALREPYIKITDNVNGSSVRQSKWIDWNFYVDELSFAQAFRNELVAKGFDSKIGMLIDTSRNGWGGTARPTGPGATTNVDTYVNGGRVDRRIHAGNWCNQAGAGLGERPKAAPEPGIDAYVWVKPPGESDGSSKEIPNNEGKGFDRMCDPTYTGNARNGNSMSGALPDAPISGAWFPAQFTQLMQNAYPAL; encoded by the coding sequence ATGAATGTGTGGAGAAGGCTGTCCGGCCCCCGCCGGGCCCTCGCGCTCGGCGGCGCGGGCGCTCTGGTCGCGGGCGGACTGGTGACCCTGCCGGTCACCGTGGCGCACGCCGCCACCCAGTGCGACGTGTCGTACACGACCAGCGACTGGCAGGGCGGGTTCACCGCCTCCGTCAACATCAAGAACACCGGCGACGCCCTCAACGGCTGGACGCTGGGCTTCACCTTCCCCGACGGCAGCCAGCGGGTGCAGCAGGGCTGGTCGGCCCGCTGGTCGCAGAGCGGCCAGAACGTCACCGCGCAGAACGAGTCCTACAACGGCGTGGTGGCCAGCGGCGCCACGGTGAGCCTCGGCTTCAACGGCGCCTGGAGCGGCAGCAACCCGAAGCCGACGTCGTTCACGCTCAACGGCGTGACCTGCAATGGCGGCACCAACCCCACCACCCCGCCGCCCAGCACCCCGCCGCCGTCGACGCCGCCGCCGACGACCCCGCCGCCCACCACGCCGCCCCCCGGTCAGCGGGTGGACAACCCGTACCTGAACGCCAAGGGGTACGTGAACCCGGAGTGGAAGGCCAAGGCCGAGTCCGTTTCCGGCGGCAGCCGGGTGTCGAACAACCCGACCGCCGTCTGGATCGACCGGATCGCCGCCATCAACGGCACCCCGGACAGCAGCTCCAACGGCGCGATGGGCGTCCGGAACCACCTGGACAAGGCGCTCGAGCAGGGGGCGAACTACATCCAGTTCGTCATCTACAACCTGCCCGGCCGCGACTGCGCCGCGCTGGCCTCGAACGGTGAGCTGCAGGCTCACGAGCTGCCCCGGTACAAGGCCGAGTACATCGACCCGATCGCCGCGATCCAGGCCGACCCGAAGTACGCCAGCCTGCGGATCGTCAACATCATCGAGATCGACTCGCTGCCGAACCTGGTGACCAACACCTCCGGCAACCCCGGCGGCACCGCGATGTGCGACACGGTGAAGGCCAACGGCGCCTACGTCAACGGCGTCGGGTACGCCCTGTCGAAGCTGGGCGCGATCGGCAACGTCTACAACTACATCGACGCCGCCCACCACGGCTGGATCGGCTGGGACAGCAACTTCAGCCCGACCGCGCAGATCCTGAAGGACGCCGCCGTCGCCTCCGGCAGCAACGTGAACAACGTGCACGGCTTCATCGTCAACACCGCCAACTACTCGGCGCTGCGTGAGCCGTACATCAAGATCACCGACAACGTCAACGGCAGCAGCGTGCGGCAGTCGAAGTGGATCGACTGGAACTTCTACGTGGACGAGCTCTCGTTCGCCCAGGCGTTCCGCAACGAGCTCGTCGCCAAGGGCTTCGACTCGAAGATCGGCATGCTGATCGACACGTCCCGCAACGGCTGGGGCGGCACCGCCCGGCCCACCGGCCCGGGCGCGACGACCAACGTGGACACGTACGTCAACGGCGGTCGGGTGGACCGTCGGATCCACGCCGGCAACTGGTGCAACCAGGCCGGGGCCGGCCTGGGCGAGCGCCCGAAGGCCGCGCCGGAGCCGGGCATCGACGCCTACGTCTGGGTGAAGCCCCCGGGCGAGTCGGACGGCTCCAGCAAGGAGATCCCGAACAACGAGGGCAAGGGCTTCGACCGGATGTGCGACCCGACCTACACCGGCAACGCCCGCAACGGCAACAGCATGAGCGGCGCCCTGCCGGACGCCCCGATCTCGGGCGCCTGGTTCCCGGCGCAGTTCACGCAGCTCATGCAGAACGCGTACCCGGCGCTCTGA